The proteins below come from a single Kosakonia sp. SMBL-WEM22 genomic window:
- a CDS encoding MdtP family multidrug efflux transporter outer membrane subunit → MRAKMIASRFRCGTLAAFGLLLLSGCALVQDDPGRVAIVNPQKAQLAQAIHLANSGWPAARWWENYHDRQLTMLVNRALQNSPTMQAARLRVGQSQSTVALAQSAMGVQAGAVAAQNYMRVSDREAKATWPYAYSLPVDKQGPWYTLNTVGVGASLNIDLWGSDRARVAAAIGEQNAKLAETAAIELDIASSVAQLYFAMQATFARIALLNEQQEIARFSEQAHQQRAARGLEDSVDLAGAEAERLATQQQLVEANGALTRYRETLRALIGADAQSMPEIHAVALPQLQQTLPASLSFELLARRPDLQALRGYVTATMSQVDSAKAAFYPHFDIKAFWGYNAFDVGDLFRYSFQQLNILPALTLPLFDGGRLNAHLKSVRTASNILIKQYNQAVLDAVRDVAITSSQLNDLNQMVAMQQEKVRAAMTATNSAAAHYQRGLLSRFRAQEARRLALAQQLLLLDMQAQQLSADIMLIKALGGGYRNENEKGEEKP, encoded by the coding sequence ATGCGCGCAAAAATGATCGCTTCGCGTTTTCGCTGCGGCACGCTGGCCGCATTTGGCCTGCTGCTGCTATCCGGCTGTGCGCTGGTGCAGGACGATCCGGGGCGGGTGGCCATCGTCAACCCGCAGAAGGCGCAGCTGGCGCAGGCAATTCACCTGGCGAACAGCGGCTGGCCCGCGGCGCGCTGGTGGGAAAACTATCACGATCGCCAGCTAACGATGCTGGTCAACCGCGCGTTGCAAAACTCGCCCACCATGCAGGCCGCGCGGCTGCGCGTTGGCCAGTCGCAGTCGACGGTGGCGCTGGCGCAGTCGGCAATGGGCGTGCAGGCAGGTGCCGTCGCTGCACAAAACTACATGCGCGTGTCGGACAGGGAAGCGAAAGCGACCTGGCCCTATGCCTACTCTCTGCCGGTCGATAAACAGGGCCCGTGGTACACGCTGAATACGGTCGGCGTTGGTGCGTCGCTCAATATTGATCTCTGGGGATCGGATCGCGCGCGCGTGGCGGCCGCGATTGGCGAGCAGAATGCGAAGCTTGCCGAGACTGCGGCGATTGAGCTGGATATCGCCAGCAGCGTCGCGCAGCTCTACTTTGCGATGCAGGCGACTTTCGCACGCATTGCACTGCTCAATGAGCAGCAGGAGATTGCCCGCTTCTCCGAGCAGGCGCACCAGCAGCGCGCGGCGCGCGGGCTGGAGGATAGCGTCGATCTCGCTGGTGCAGAGGCTGAACGGCTGGCGACGCAGCAACAACTGGTGGAAGCGAACGGCGCGTTAACCCGTTACCGCGAGACCCTGCGGGCGCTGATCGGCGCGGACGCGCAGAGCATGCCTGAGATTCATGCGGTGGCGCTGCCGCAATTGCAGCAAACGCTGCCCGCCTCGCTCTCTTTCGAACTGCTGGCGCGCCGCCCGGATCTGCAGGCGCTGCGCGGGTATGTCACTGCCACCATGAGCCAGGTAGACTCCGCGAAGGCGGCCTTTTATCCGCACTTTGATATCAAAGCTTTCTGGGGCTACAACGCCTTTGATGTCGGCGATCTCTTCCGCTACTCCTTCCAGCAGCTCAATATTCTGCCTGCGCTCACCCTGCCGCTGTTCGATGGCGGGCGGTTAAACGCCCACCTGAAGTCGGTGCGTACCGCCAGTAATATCCTGATCAAACAGTACAACCAGGCAGTGCTCGACGCGGTGCGCGATGTGGCGATCACCTCCAGCCAGCTTAACGATCTCAATCAGATGGTGGCGATGCAGCAAGAGAAAGTGCGCGCCGCGATGACGGCAACCAACAGTGCGGCGGCTCACTACCAGCGCGGGCTGCTGAGCCGTTTCAGGGCGCAGGAGGCGCGCCGTTTAGCGCTGGCGCAGCAGCTTCTGCTACTCGATATGCAGGCACAGCAGCTCAGTGCCGATATCATGCTGATAAAAGCGCTGGGCGGCGGTTACCGCAATGAGAACGAAAAGGGTGAAGAGAAGCCGTAA
- a CDS encoding Kdo(2)-lipid IV(A) acyltransferase — protein MTHLPKFSASLLHPRYWATWFGIGVLWLVVQLPYPLLYRLGCALGHLAQRLMKRRAHIAHRNLTLCFPQMSEEERQNMVAKNFESVGMGLIETGMAWFWSDRRMRRWMDVSHFEHVRNVQAQGRGILLIGVHFLTLEIGARMFGLNEPGIGVYRPNDNPVIDLLQTWGRMRSNKSMIDRKDLKGMIRALKAGEVVWYAPDHDYGPRASVFVPFFAVEQAASTSGTWMLARMSQACVVPFVPRRKPGGKGYELIMLEPECSPPLDDAETTAAWMNKVVERCIMMAPEQYMWLHRRFKTRPEGVPSRY, from the coding sequence ATGACGCATTTACCCAAATTTTCGGCATCGCTGCTGCACCCCCGCTACTGGGCAACCTGGTTCGGGATCGGCGTGCTGTGGTTGGTGGTTCAACTTCCCTACCCGCTCCTCTACCGCTTAGGCTGCGCACTCGGCCATCTTGCCCAGCGCCTGATGAAGCGCCGCGCGCACATTGCGCATCGCAACCTGACGCTCTGCTTTCCGCAGATGAGCGAGGAGGAGCGGCAAAATATGGTGGCGAAGAATTTTGAATCCGTCGGCATGGGGCTGATTGAAACCGGCATGGCCTGGTTCTGGTCCGATCGCCGCATGCGCCGCTGGATGGATGTCTCCCATTTCGAACATGTACGTAACGTGCAGGCGCAGGGTCGCGGCATTCTGCTGATTGGTGTGCACTTCCTGACGCTGGAGATTGGCGCGCGGATGTTTGGTCTGAATGAGCCGGGCATTGGCGTCTACCGCCCGAACGACAACCCGGTTATCGATCTGCTGCAAACGTGGGGGCGCATGCGCTCCAATAAGAGCATGATTGACCGTAAGGATCTGAAAGGGATGATCCGCGCGCTGAAAGCGGGTGAGGTGGTCTGGTACGCGCCGGATCACGACTACGGCCCGCGCGCCAGCGTCTTTGTCCCCTTCTTTGCCGTTGAGCAGGCTGCCTCCACTTCCGGCACGTGGATGCTGGCGCGCATGTCGCAAGCCTGCGTGGTGCCGTTTGTGCCGCGCCGCAAACCCGGCGGTAAAGGGTATGAGCTGATTATGCTTGAGCCAGAGTGCTCACCGCCGCTGGACGATGCCGAAACCACCGCCGCGTGGATGAACAAAGTGGTGGAGCGCTGCATTATGATGGCACCCGAGCAATATATGTGGCTGCATCGCCGCTTCAAAACCCGACCTGAAGGCGTCCCTTCCCGCTATTAA
- a CDS encoding rhodanese-related sulfurtransferase encodes MPVLHNRISNDELKARMLAETEPRVTVSFYKYFSIVNPQATRDALYQALSQLSVFGRIYLAHEGINAQISVPQSKFEAFREALYTFDPALNGLRLNIAIDDDGKSFWVLRMKVRDRIVADGIEDASFDASNVGDYLKAAEVNAMLDDPDAVFIDMRNHYEYEVGHFDGAMEIPADTFREQLPKAVEMMQEHKDKKIVMYCTGGIRCEKASAWMKHNGFNKVWHIEGGIIEYARRAREQGLPVRFIGKNFVFDERMGERISDDVIAHCHQCGTPCDAHTNCLNDGCHLLFIQCPSCAEKFDGCCSELCKEERALPEEEQRKRRAGRENGNKIFNKSRGRLNTKLGIPDPE; translated from the coding sequence ATGCCAGTGTTACACAACCGCATCTCCAATGATGAACTGAAAGCCCGCATGCTCGCCGAAACCGAGCCGCGCGTTACCGTCTCGTTTTACAAATACTTCTCGATTGTTAACCCGCAGGCGACGCGCGATGCGCTCTACCAGGCTCTGTCGCAGTTGAGCGTCTTTGGGCGCATCTACCTCGCTCATGAAGGGATCAACGCGCAGATCAGCGTACCACAGAGCAAATTCGAGGCGTTTCGCGAAGCGCTCTATACCTTCGATCCGGCGCTGAACGGGCTGCGTCTCAATATCGCTATTGATGATGACGGTAAATCCTTCTGGGTGCTACGCATGAAGGTGCGTGATCGCATTGTGGCAGACGGCATTGAGGATGCGAGTTTTGATGCCAGCAATGTCGGGGACTACCTGAAAGCGGCGGAAGTGAACGCCATGCTTGACGATCCGGACGCAGTATTTATCGATATGCGCAACCACTACGAATATGAGGTGGGCCACTTCGACGGCGCAATGGAGATCCCGGCCGACACCTTCCGCGAGCAGTTGCCAAAGGCGGTCGAGATGATGCAGGAACACAAAGACAAAAAGATTGTCATGTACTGCACCGGCGGCATTCGCTGCGAGAAAGCGAGTGCCTGGATGAAGCATAACGGCTTCAATAAAGTGTGGCACATTGAAGGCGGCATTATTGAGTACGCCCGCCGCGCCCGCGAGCAGGGTCTGCCGGTGCGCTTTATCGGCAAAAACTTTGTCTTCGACGAGCGGATGGGCGAGCGCATCTCTGACGATGTGATTGCGCACTGCCACCAGTGCGGCACGCCGTGCGATGCCCACACCAACTGCCTGAACGATGGCTGCCACCTGCTCTTTATTCAGTGCCCAAGTTGTGCTGAGAAGTTCGACGGTTGCTGCAGCGAGTTGTGCAAAGAGGAGCGTGCCCTGCCGGAAGAGGAGCAGCGTAAACGCCGCGCCGGACGGGAGAATGGCAATAAGATCTTCAATAAATCGCGTGGCCGCCTGAACACCAAACTGGGCATTCCGGACCCGGAATAA
- a CDS encoding YceI family protein, translated as MKKILPGLALASLLFTTGSAVAADYKIDKEGQHAFVNFRIQHLGYSWLYGTFKDFDGSFTFDEANPAADKVNVTINTNSVDTNHAERDKHLRSAEFLNVAKFPKATFTSTSVKKDGDELDITGNLTLNGVTKPVELEAKLMGQGNDPWGGVRAGFEASGKIKLKDFNITTDLGPASQDVELIISVEGVRQK; from the coding sequence ATGAAGAAGATCCTGCCGGGACTCGCTCTCGCCTCGCTGCTGTTCACCACCGGTTCTGCCGTAGCGGCAGACTACAAGATCGATAAAGAGGGCCAGCACGCCTTCGTTAACTTCCGTATCCAGCACCTCGGTTACAGCTGGTTATACGGTACGTTTAAGGACTTCGACGGTAGCTTTACCTTTGATGAGGCCAACCCGGCTGCCGACAAAGTGAATGTCACCATCAACACCAACAGCGTCGACACCAATCACGCTGAGCGTGACAAACACCTGCGCAGCGCTGAGTTCCTCAACGTGGCGAAGTTCCCGAAAGCGACCTTCACCTCAACGTCGGTGAAAAAGGATGGTGATGAGCTGGATATCACCGGCAACCTGACCTTAAACGGTGTCACCAAGCCGGTTGAACTGGAAGCGAAGCTGATGGGCCAGGGCAATGACCCGTGGGGCGGCGTGCGCGCAGGCTTTGAAGCCTCCGGCAAGATCAAGCTGAAAGACTTTAACATCACCACCGATCTCGGTCCGGCATCGCAGGATGTTGAGCTGATTATTTCGGTTGAAGGTGTGCGCCAGAAGTAA
- a CDS encoding cytochrome b — translation MQFRNSPARYGFISVTLHWLVAIVVYGMFALGLWMVTLSYYDGWYHQAPEIHKSIGILLMFGLVIRLLWRFISPPPPPLKSYSTATRIAAVIAHIVLYLLLFSIVFSGYLISTADGKPISVFGLFEIPATLADAGSQADLAGTIHLWLAWSVVVLSVLHGLAAFKHHFIDKDATLKRMLGKSSPDSGA, via the coding sequence ATGCAATTTCGCAACTCTCCGGCACGCTACGGTTTTATTTCCGTAACGCTTCACTGGCTGGTCGCCATCGTGGTGTATGGCATGTTCGCCTTAGGGTTATGGATGGTCACACTCAGCTATTACGATGGCTGGTATCATCAGGCACCCGAAATCCATAAAAGTATCGGCATTCTGCTGATGTTTGGCCTGGTCATCCGTCTGCTGTGGCGTTTTATCTCCCCGCCGCCACCGCCGTTGAAAAGCTACTCCACCGCCACGCGCATCGCCGCGGTGATTGCCCATATCGTTCTCTACCTGCTGTTATTTAGCATCGTCTTTAGCGGCTATCTCATCTCCACCGCCGATGGTAAACCGATTAGCGTATTTGGCCTGTTTGAGATCCCTGCCACGCTTGCCGATGCCGGCTCGCAGGCGGACCTCGCCGGAACGATCCATCTATGGCTGGCCTGGAGCGTAGTGGTTCTTTCCGTGCTGCACGGCCTCGCCGCCTTTAAACACCATTTCATTGATAAAGACGCCACTCTCAAGCGGATGCTGGGAAAATCGTCACCTGACTCTGGAGCATAA